A window of the Polypterus senegalus isolate Bchr_013 chromosome 4, ASM1683550v1, whole genome shotgun sequence genome harbors these coding sequences:
- the LOC120527155 gene encoding fibrinogen alpha chain, translating to MMCPSGCRLEGLINREAKNFLDKVNAMCHLMERIRQKATDLTKDSQQSYAAARKYVVQNYVTNTKYFEMAEELQSRLTSLKQRAANLATKLRAQHGIIREQVQLMLQIEVDLDIKMRSCQGSCERAATYSINMATYEVLEQQLLQVDKLSETNKKSESTPVTLQRRTEQSLPTSYKTLASRRPDGVVYFEDVELLSLFLEKEKSN from the exons ATGATGTGTCCCTCAGGATGCAGATTGGAAGGACTGATCAATAGAGAAGCCAAAAACTTTCTGGACAAAGTTAATGCCATGTGTCATCTGATGGAGAGAATCAGACAAAAAGCCACCGACCTGACCAAAGATTCTCAACAAAGTTACGCTGCGGCCAGAAAATATGTTGTGCAAAACTATG TAACCAATACgaaatattttgaaatggctGAAGAACTGCAGTCAAGACTAACATCTCTGAAGCAACGAGCTGCCAACCTGGCTACCAAGCTCAGAGCTCAGCATGGCATCATTCGAGAACAAGTGCAACTGATGCTACAGATAGAG GTGGACCTTgacataaaaatgcggtcatgTCAGGGGTCCTGTGAACGAGCTGCGACGTACAGCATCAACATGGCCACATATGAAGTTCTGGAGCAGCAACTGCTACAGGTGGATAAACTGTCTGAGACCAACAAGAAATCTGAGAGCACACCAGTGACCCTCCAGAGAAGAACCGAGCAGTCTTTACCCACATCCTATAAAACTTTGGCCAGCAGAAGACCAGACGGTGTGGTTTACTTTGAAGATGTTGAATTGCTGTCCTTGTTTCTGgagaaggaaaaaagtaattaa